In Heteronotia binoei isolate CCM8104 ecotype False Entrance Well chromosome 4, APGP_CSIRO_Hbin_v1, whole genome shotgun sequence, a genomic segment contains:
- the HAUS1 gene encoding LOW QUALITY PROTEIN: HAUS augmin-like complex subunit 1 (The sequence of the model RefSeq protein was modified relative to this genomic sequence to represent the inferred CDS: substituted 1 base at 1 genomic stop codon): MEEKLNKVALWLKKTFGDQPIPPYEADARAVDILFELAECNESRDGDVILIIDDMKQKTEEYESDGSYLQGLLAESLNISLAGLSNASTSYLNTLVDSAVALETKDTSLASFIPAINGLTSDLHATQSKNKDLECELTNLRQKLTSTLVLEKRLQEXVLTTLKKTEELLAVEKAKADGRTQNMKFLKDKSENFKFRIKAAEEQLSASGMEASLTHESLVSLSEKLAELKKQVAPLKKKLDSYLDLTPSPSLARVKIEEAKRELEALEAEVSTMVDIAALSEPQSIKRRFT, encoded by the exons ATGGAGGAGAAGCTGAATAAA GTTGCTTTGTGGTTGAAAAAGACTTTTGGGGATCAGCCTATCCCCCCATATGAGGCAGATGCTCGAGCAGTGGATATTTTGTTTGAGTTGGCAGAATGCAATGAGTCCAGAGATGGGGACGTCATTCTGATAATTGACGACATGAAGCAGAAGACAGAGGAGTATGAATCAGATG GCAGCTATCTACAGGGCCTTCTGGCTGAAAGTTTAAATATTTCTCTCGCCGGCCTCTCAAATGCCAGCaccagctacctgaacacccTAGTGGACTCAGCCGTAGCCCTGGAAACAAAGGACACTTCCCTAGCAAG tTTCATTCCTGCCATCAATGGCTTGACTTCAGATCTGCATGCAACACAATCAAAAAACAAAGACTTGGAATGTGAGTTGACCAACCTGAGACAAAAGCTCACTTCGACACTGGTACTGGAAAAGCGTCTACAGGAGTAAGTACTGA CGACCTTAAAAAAAACGGAAGAGCTTCTGGCGGTGGAAAAAGCCAAAGCTGATGGCCGAACTCAGAACATGAAGTTCTTGAAGGACAAATCTGAAAACTTCAAATTCCGAATCAAGGCAGCGGAG GAACAACTCTCCGCTAGTGGGATGGAGGCTTCCTTGACGCATGAGTCTCTAGTGAGTCTCTCAGAG AAACTTGCAGAACTAAAGAAGCAAGTCGCACctctgaagaagaaattggactcATATTTGGACCTCACGCCT AGTCCTTCTCTTGCTCGAGTGAAGATTGAAGAAGCCAAGAGAGAGCTG GAAGCGCTCGAGGCGGAAGTTTCTACGATGGTGGACATAGCAGCACTTTCGGAGCCTCAATCTATCAAACGTCGCTTTACGTAA